A single genomic interval of Daucus carota subsp. sativus chromosome 1, DH1 v3.0, whole genome shotgun sequence harbors:
- the LOC108205095 gene encoding E3 ubiquitin-protein ligase CHIP, whose product MGHSVSTTSAQRAEKLRQDGNLYFSKLKFAAAIDAYTEAITLCPNVPVYWSNRALCHRKRNDWDKVEEDCRRVVQLDRTSVKGHYMLGLALLQKKEYAEGVKELEKALDLGRGADPKGYMVEEIWQELAKARYLEWEQESTMRAWELQNLKEACETALKEKHERDLSNTGGLVNHSNSVYPEQLKALKNVIDKAIEDDNQTEVPDYLCCKITLDIYRDPVITPSGITYERSAIFEHLNKVGKFDPITRELLNQSQLVPNLAVKEAVNAFLRKNGWAYKMY is encoded by the exons ATGGGGCACAGCGTGTCGACTACATCGGCCCAACGGGCCGAGAAGCTCCGTCAAGACGGCAATCTCTACTTCTCCAAGCTCAAATTCGCCGCCGCTATTGATGCCTATACTGAG GCTATTACTCTGTGCCCTAATGTTCCTGTTTATTGGAGTAATCGTGCTCTTTGTCATCGCAAGCGCAA TGATTGGGACAAGGTCGAAGAGGATTGTAGGCGAGTTGTTCAGCTTGATCGTACTTCTGTCAAG GGTCATTATATGTTGGGTCTTGCATTACTACAGAAGAAAGAGTATGCAGAAGGGGTCAAGGAACTGGAAAAA GCTCTGGATCTGGGCAGAGGTGCAGATCCTAAGGGATACATGGTTGAAGAAATATGGCAAGAGCTTGCCAAAGCAAGATACCTTGAGTGGGAGCAAGAATCTACCATGAGAGCATGGGAGCTACAAAACTTGAA AGAAGCTTGTGAGACTGCTCTCAAGGAGAAACATGAGCGGGATCTTTCTAATACCGGAGGGCTTGTTAATCATTCTAATAGTGTCTATCCAGAGCAGCTAAAGGCTCTGAAGAATGTAATTGACAAAGCTATTGAAGATGACAACCAAACTGAG GTGCCGGACTATTTGTGCTGTAAAATTACACTCGACATCTATCGTGACCCTGTCATTACTCCTAGTGGAATCACCTATGAACGTTCAGCAATTTTTGAGCATCTCAACAAG GTGGGAAAATTTGATCCAATCACACGTGAATTGCTTAATCAGTCCCAGCTGGTTCCAAATCTGGCTGTAAAGGAAGCAGTAAATGCATTTTTGCGAAAAAATGGCTGGGCGTATAAGATGTACTGA
- the LOC108210988 gene encoding adenylylsulfatase HINT3 — MEAQRRLSVLTCHLQPLSSPNSIISLANSHSSSSDDNDINKDNNPSASCVFCKIISGDSPAFKIYEDDTCLCILDVNPLSPGHSLIIPKGHFSCLEATPPSVIGAMCSKVPVISNAVMKATGCDSFNLLVNNGAAAGQVIYHTHIHIIPRNARDCLWASESLQRRPLKCSKEASNLVECIRKKLSSLESYKADRSDQGSTSLIGNLREH; from the exons ATGGAAGCCCAACGACGCCTCTCTGTTCTCACTTGTCATTTACAACCACTCTCCTCTCCTAACTCCATCATTTCACTCGCAAATTCTCATTCTTCTTCTTCGGATGATAATGATATCAACAAAGATAATAACCCTTCTGCCTCTTGTGTTTTCTGCAAGATTATTTCAGGAGATTCCCCTGCTTTTAAG ATTTATGAAGATGATACATGCCTCTGCATTTTGGATGTAAATCCACTCAGTCCTGG GCACTCTCTTATCATCCCAAAAGGTCATTTTTCTTGCCTGGAAGCAACTCCGCCATCT GTAATAGGTGCTATGTGCTCAAAGGTACCAGTTATTAGCAATGCAGTCATGAAAGCAACTGGTTGTG ATTCATTTAATTTGCTGGTTAACAATGGTGCTGCTGCTGGTCAAGTTATATATCAT ACCCACATCCATATTATTCCTCGCAATGCACGAGATTGTTTATGGGCTTCTGAG AGTTTGCAAAGACGGCCCCTAAAGTGTAGTAAGGAAGCTTCAAATCTTGTGGAGTGCATCCGAAAGAAATTGTCATCCTTAGAAAGCTATAAAGCTGACAGAAGCGATCAAGGATCAACCAGTCTGATTGGAAACTTGCGGGAACATTGA
- the LOC108194185 gene encoding uncharacterized protein LOC108194185 gives MELAEVYRVQYQGRDDILRGIIVCKDSETGYQCLFKDQGLEDEVINNTLFMLNNDDNNPDCAHLCLQRSSKQTSHVLIDYLDHIIPNSRITSSIRAKDGFLVGFHLFDSVYEKLTFEYPYDDPDKFSFPLSKRFVSEDGFRYFNILYAIFKNAVEACLKVTLNNGVNPFVLSGVIAARTSVIERTAYSSLIFYEKCGICIEVGSGGDIVIPLSRDIVAVPLGHQLILEFNLSGKDDYDKKDFDKIVEHYLAFNAIDDGKSTKSISGSKGELKVEVSWRSISY, from the exons ATG GAATTGGCAGAGGTGTACAGGGTACAATATCAAGGCCGTGATGATATCTTGCGAGGTATAATTGTGTGCAAGGATAGTGAAACTGGTTACCAATGCTTATTCAAGGATCAAGGCCTAGAAGATGAAGTCATCAACAACACACTGTTCATGTTAAATAATGACGACAATAATCCAGACTGTGCGCATCTTTGCCTCCAACGAAGCAGTAAGCAGACTTCACATGTACTAATTGATTATTTGGATCATATAATACCGAATAGTCGTATTACATCTTCAATTCGTGCCAAAGATGGATTTTTAGTCGGTTTTCATCTGTTTGATTCCGTGTATGAGAAGTTGACTTTTGAATATCCGTATGATGATCCCGACAAGTTTTCTTTCCCTCTCAGTAAAAGGTTTGTGTCAGAAGATGGATTTAGATATTTCAACATTCTTTATGCAATATTTAAGAATGCCGTGGAAGCATGTTTGAAGGTTACTTTAAACAATGGTGTTAATCCATTTGTTCTTTCTGGAGTTATAGCTGCTAGGACAAGCGTGATTGAACGCACTGCTTATTCAAGCCTCATCTTCTATGAAAAGTGTGGAATTTGCATAGAAGTGGGGAGCGGTGGTGACATAGTCATTCCCTTGTCGCGAGATATTGTAGCTGTGCCATTGGGGCATCAGCTAATTCTAGAATTCAACCTGAGTGGAAAAGATGATTATGACAAAAAAGATTTTGATAAGATAGTTGAACACTATCTAGCTTTCAATGCTATTGATGATGGGAAAAGTACCAAATCTATTAGTGGCAGCAAAGGTGAGCTAAAAGTGGAAGTCAGTTGGAGATCTATCTCCTATTGA
- the LOC108210323 gene encoding cytochrome b561 and DOMON domain-containing protein At4g12980 — protein MKLCLLFLLSLIILLSSSTTHSLKCTSQTFTNNKLYKNCTDLPTLGSYLHYTHDADESTLSVVFSAPPAKPDGWIAWGINPNGTGMVGTQALIAFKKSNGKITVKPYNLVSYGQIVQTKLSFDVSDTAAEYSDGVMRIFATWELPENTTVINQVWQVGASVDDEVPAKHAFDPVNLNSKGELKLNETSAASPSPSPSSSDDDSAGKEDKNESSRIGGIRFGLYLAVLFSVFGFLSL, from the coding sequence ATGAAGCTCTGCCTGCTGTTCTTGCTCTCACTCATTATACTATTATCTTCTTCCACTACACATTCTCTAAAATGTACTTCACAGACCTTCACAAACAACAAGCTCTACAAAAACTGCACTGATCTTCCCACTCTAGGCTCCTACCTTCACTACACCCACGATGCCGATGAATCTACTCTATCCGTCGTATTCTCCGCGCCGCCTGCAAAGCCCGACGGCTGGATCGCCTGGGGGATCAACCCGAATGGCACGGGAATGGTGGGCACTCAAGCTCTCATCGCCTTCAAGAAATCCAACGGCAAAATAACTGTCAAGCCATACAATCTCGTGTCCTATGGCCAAATAGTGCAGACCAAGCTATCGTTCGACGTGTCTGACACCGCCGCAGAGTATTCTGACGGTGTCATGAGGATATTCGCCACGTGGGAATTACCGGAGAATACGACTGTGATCAACCAGGTCTGGCAAGTGGGAGCTTCCGTGGATGATGAGGTGCCGGCTAAGCATGCGTTTGATCCGGTTAACTTAAATTCGAAAGGAGAGCTGAAGCTAAATGAAACCAGTGCGGCTAGTCCCAGTCCTAGTCCTAGCAGCAGCGACGATGATTCGGCTGGAAAGGAGGATAAAAATGAGAGTTCTAGAATCGGTGGCATCAGATTTGGTTTATATCTTGCAGTTCTGTTCTCTGTTTTCGGATTTTTGTCGTTATAA
- the LOC108204899 gene encoding U-box domain-containing protein 9 — translation MAKTGVFDTHPAMVARAKELKKELQRLVKSIVDEDGLLFSLGDVDGAKEVLSCLKQLKVEGSSLCLKLKDGSDSLGFPEEFCCPISKKLMFDPVIVSTGQTYDRPFIQRWLKSGNRTCPKSQQVLSHTILTPNHLIRDMILQWCKNHGVEVPDTLQYSEEGVTEPDRHRFVYLLEKMSSSLLDQKEAAKEMRLLTKRTPSFRALFGESVDSIPQLLNPLSQIKSRNEVHPDLQEDLITTVLNLSIHDNNKKLVAETPMVIPLLLDALRSGTVQTRSNAAAALFTLSALDSNKELIGKSGALKPLVDLLEDGHPLAMKDVASAIFNLCILHENKMRAVRSGAVRVILEKIKNRVHVDELLAILAMLSTNQMAIEELGELGGVQCLLSIIRESSCARNKENCIATLHTICFSDRTKWREMREEENTYGTISQVAHNGTSRAKRKASGILERLNRAVNLIHTA, via the exons ATGGCCAAAACTGGGGTCTTTGATACTCATCCAGCCATGGTTGCTAGGGCTAAAGAGCTGAAGAAGGAGTTGCAGAGGTTGGTTAAGTCTATTGTTGATGAAGATGGTCTTTTGTTTAGCTTGGGAGATGTTGATGGAGCTAAGGAGGTTTTGTCTTGTTTGAAACAACTTAAAGTGGAGGGCTCATCATTGTGTTTGAAATTGAAGGATGGAAGTGATTCTTTGGGTTTTCCTGAGGAGTTTTGCTGTCCTATTTCCAAGAAGCTTATGTTTGATCCTGTTATTGTTTCTACTGGTCAG ACATATGATAGACCATTTATAcaaagatggttaaaatcaggGAATAGGACATGTCCGAAAAGCCAACAAGTTCTATCGCATACTATACTTACACCGAATCACTTGATTAGAGATATGATATTGCAATGGTGTAAGAACCATGGAGTTGAGGTGCCGGATACCCTTCAATACTCCGAAGAAGGAGTAACTGAGCCGGATCGtcatcgtttcgtgtatttgcTTGAGAAGATGTCTTCCTCATTGTTGGATCAGAAAGAAGCTGCAAAGGAAATGAGATTATTAACTAAGCGGACACCTTCATTCCGTGCTTTGTTTGGTGAATCAGTTGATTCCATACCTCAATTGCTTAATCCACTTTCTCAAATCAAGTCTAGAAATGAAGTTCACCCTGATCTCCAGGAGGATTTGATTACTACAGTTCTGAATCTATCAATACATGACAACAACAAGAAGCTTGTAGCGGAAACACCAATGGTTATTCCACTCCTTTTGGATGCATTAAGATCAGGAACGGTTCAAACAAGGAGCAATGCAGCAGCTGCTCTCTTTACTTTATCAGCTCTTGACTCTAATAAAGAACTCATTGGGAAATCTGGTGCTCTAAAACCTCTCGTTGATCTTTTAGAAGATGGACACCCATTAGCTATGAAGGATGTTGCTTCAGCTATTTTTAACCTTTGTATTCTTCATGAAAACAAAATGAGGGCCGTGAGGAGTGGTGCTGTGAGAGTAATCCTTGAAAAAATCAAGAACAGAGTGCATGTTGACGAGTTATTAGCTATTCTTGCCATGCTTTCAACTAATCAAATGGCTATTGAAGAATTGGGAGAGCTCGGTGGTGTTCAGTGCCTTCTCAGTATAATTAGAGAGAGCTCTTGTGCTCGCAACAAAGAAAATTGCATTGCAACCCTCCATACTATCTGTTTCAGTGACCGGACCAAGTGGAGGGAGATGAGAGAGGAAGAAAATACTTATGGTACAATCTCTCAGGTTGCTCATAATGGCACCTCTAGGGCCAAGAGGAAGGCTAGCGGAATCCTTGAGAGACTTAATAGAGCAGTCAATCTCATCCATACTGCATGA